Within Desulfolithobacter dissulfuricans, the genomic segment TAACGACGATAAAAAACAAGATCCCGGTTATTTTTTTCTTGACAAGGCCTTGAAAGGGCGGTTCGCGTTTTTCTATGTGATTTCAATTAGTTGCATAGGAGAACGCCATGGACCAAATCAAACTCTACAACGTGGAACGTATTGTCAGCCTCATCACGGATCAGACCAAAACGGTGCGAAAGCATTGCAATGCTGATAACTTTATCCGAGTATTGCGCCGATGTTTTCAGGCGATCCCTGATCACCGCCAAGTCAGCAAAACGAGCATCTCCCTCGATGATGCTCTCATGTCAGCATACGCCATGTTCTCCCTCAAGGATCCCTCGTTGCTGGCTTTTGAAAATCGACGTCTCAACGAGGCCGAAAATCTGCGTGCCGTATTCGGTATCGAAAACATCGCCTCCGACACCCAGATGCGGGAAATCCTCGATCCTCTTTCGCCGCGTGAATTCAGATCAGGTTTTACCGCGGTATTCCGCATCCTCCAGCGCGGCAAAGACCTCGAAGCCATGACCTGTCTGGATGGACACTACCTGATCAGCGGTGACGGTACCGGTTTCTACTATTCGACAAAAGTCGGCAATGATTTCTGCCTCAGAAAGAAACAGGAAAACGGTAAACATGCCTACTACCAGCAGATGTATGGAGCAGCCATTGTCCATCCTGACAAACGGGAAGTCATTCCCTTCTGTCCCGAAATGATCAGCAACCAGGACGGCACCAGCAAGCAGGACTGTGAGCGGGCTGCTGCCCAGCGTTTCTGGCGAGAGTTCCGTCGCGAACACCCTCATCTTCCAGTCATCGTCACTGAAGACGCTCTGAGCAGCAATGCACCGCATATACGGGAGCTCAAGGCCTTGAACCTGCGTTTCATTCTTGGTGTCAAACCAGGTGACCATCAGTTTCTGTTCGAGCAGTTCGATGCCTCTGTCGAGACGGGTAAAGTGACGGAATTCAACATGGATGATCCCAGGGATCCAAAGAAATATCATGTCTTCCGCTACGTCAATGGCCTGTCCCTGAACAAGTCCAACCAGGATCTGAAGGTCAACCTGCTCGAGTACTGGCAAGCTGACGACAAGGGCAATGAACTGCGGTTTGCCTGGGTGACCGACCTGGAGATCACCAGGGAGAACGCCTATGAGATCATGCGGGCGGGCCGGGCCCGGTGGCGTATCGAAAATGAGACGTTCAATACCTTGAAGAACCAAGGGTATCATCTGGGACACAACTATGGCCTGGGGGCACAACATCTTTCAATGGTATTCACCACTCTGATGGTGCTGGCGTTTCTGGTTGACCAGGCTCAGCAGCTGGGATGCTGGCTTTTCCGCAAGGCCTGGGAAGAGTCCAGAAGCAAACGTCAGCTCTGGGAGAATGTCCGTAGTCGATTCAGGGAACTTCCTGTAGACTCGATGGAAACACTCTACCGGAGCATTGCTTTTGGCATCAAGGGGTACGTCGTCGAGGTGATCGAACCTGACGATGTGATGACCTGACCCGCCGTCAATCGGTGGGCTATATCAAAGAGCACGACCTGCCGCAAACAGGAGCGGCAAGGTAAGGGTGCAACTATGCTTAATTGTCAGGATATATCCCTTTTTTGGTTAACAACTTGGCGCATGATGGCGTGATCAAAGCGAAATAGCTTTACCGTCCCCCTTGGGTGAACATAAATCTGCGCCTACCATGGCTCAGAATGCCCTTCACCGGGAATAGCTGGTGAACGGATGAAATCTCTTTCCCACATGGGTCTTGATGCAGAAAGATACTTCTGGAGGACAACCCAGCAGCAGGAAATAGACTATATTGAAGAAACAGCGCAGTCTCTGACCGCCTGGGAATTCAAATGGAACCCAGAGGCAAAGGCGAGAATCCCCAAGACCTTTACCCGTGCCTATCCGGAAGCTCGGTGTGCCGTAGTGACGCCAGAAAATTTCACTGAATTTTTAACCACCGAGACAGATTGAAAAAATGTCAAACGCACGAGTAATTCGTCACTGGCGCCCCATCTTCGAAGTATCCACTTATCTGCACGATCGCGGCTTCCGCCGATGGGGAGTGGGGGATTACTCCGGCAAACCGTAGCCGCCGCCGCCCGGGGTTTCGATGCGGATGCGATCGCCGGGGGCGGCCTGGATTTCGTTTTTACCGCCCAGGTTGATGGTGGTCCCGTCGGCGTGGATGAAGAGGTTGCGGCCGCGTTTTCCCGGTTTGCCGCCGGCAAGGCCGTAGGGGGCAAAGACGCGCCGTTCAGAGAGGATACTGACCTGCAGCGGGGCCAGGAACTCGATTTCCCGCACCAGGCCGTCGCCGCCGTGGAATCTGCCTTCACCGCCCGAGCCGTGGCGGATACTGAACTCGCGCAGCAGAACCGGGAAGCGGCGTTCGAGGATTTCCGGGTCCGTGATCCGGGTGTTGGTCATATGGGTGTGGACCCCGGACTGGCCATGCCAATCAGGTCCGGCCCCGGCCCCGCCGCCGATGGTTTCGTAGTAGCCGAACTCGGAGTTGCCGAATGTGAGGTTATTCATACAGCCCTGGGACGCGGCCGCCATCTCAAAGGCCCTGAGAATCACATCCACCACCCGCTGGGAAGTCTGGACGTTGCCGCCCACCACCGCGGCGTCCGGCGAGGGATCGAGCAGACAGCCTTTGGGGATGCGGATATCCACCGGTGCCAGGCAGCCGTCGTTCAGGGGCAGGTCTTTTTTTATCAGGCAGCGCAGGCTGTAGAGGATGGCCGACTTGGTCACCGCCCGGGGTGCATTGCAGTTGCCCCAGATCTGCGGATCCGTGCCGCCAAAATCAAGCACCGCACTCCCGGTGTCCCGGTCGATGGTGAGCCTGAGGGCAATCCTTGAGCCATCGTCGAGAAAATCCTCTGCCTCCACGCTCTCCTGCCGCGCCAGGCCGTGGTTCCCGGCAAATTCCCGCAGACTCTCCCGTACCGCCTCTTCGGCGGCCTCCTGCACATGTCCCATGTAGGCCTGGACCACGTCCAGGCCAAAATGATCCACCATCTCGAGGATCAGGTCAATGCCCTTCTGGTTGGCGGCGACCTGGGCCTTGAGGTCCGAGAGGTTGTCGGACAGCCGCCGGGAGGGATGGGGTCCAGCCAGCAGCAACCTCCTGATGCCCTCTTCCTGGAAGACGCCGTCCCGGACCAGCTTGAAGGAGAGGATGGCGGCTCCTTCCTCGCTGAGCTGGCGGGAACTGGGGGGCATGGAGCCGGGCGAGATACCGCCGATGTCGGCATGATGGCCCCGGCTGGCCACCCAGAAGATTATTTCCGGGTGACTGGTGCCTTCCCGGTGGTGAAAGACCGGGGTCATGACCGTGATGTCGGGCAGGTGGCTGCCGCCGGCGGCCGGGTGGTTGGAGACCAGCACGTCACCGGGAAAGATGTCGCCCTGCCGGCGGCGGATCTGTTCCCTGACCG encodes:
- a CDS encoding transposase, whose product is MDQIKLYNVERIVSLITDQTKTVRKHCNADNFIRVLRRCFQAIPDHRQVSKTSISLDDALMSAYAMFSLKDPSLLAFENRRLNEAENLRAVFGIENIASDTQMREILDPLSPREFRSGFTAVFRILQRGKDLEAMTCLDGHYLISGDGTGFYYSTKVGNDFCLRKKQENGKHAYYQQMYGAAIVHPDKREVIPFCPEMISNQDGTSKQDCERAAAQRFWREFRREHPHLPVIVTEDALSSNAPHIRELKALNLRFILGVKPGDHQFLFEQFDASVETGKVTEFNMDDPRDPKKYHVFRYVNGLSLNKSNQDLKVNLLEYWQADDKGNELRFAWVTDLEITRENAYEIMRAGRARWRIENETFNTLKNQGYHLGHNYGLGAQHLSMVFTTLMVLAFLVDQAQQLGCWLFRKAWEESRSKRQLWENVRSRFRELPVDSMETLYRSIAFGIKGYVVEVIEPDDVMT